The Alnus glutinosa chromosome 1, dhAlnGlut1.1, whole genome shotgun sequence region AACAACAAACGCATTCTCTTTATactcaatatatatttaattaaattcactaaaacgatgttgttttgaatttgggAAGTTTATGACctttatgttatgttatgtttttttcactatcatcccAAAACCATACCTcattacatttattattattgtttttttcttcttttctttgggtAATCCAAATCCCCCATTACTCTATGAGCTAATGTCCATTTTATGGCTGATAATCTTTAATTGTGTAaaaagtgaaatcttaatttatttaaacttacatatagtaataaccatattatttaattttgtttatagaTTTAGAAAGTAATTCAAAACGCTCATTACCTCATATACGAATAGCAGATATTAACCATATCTAACAACTTTAATAACTGCgcatgaatgaaaaataattgcatGACGCGAATGCAAATACCTAAAAGTAATAACCACATTATGTAAATGCGAATAtaattaagggataattgcactgttggtccctgtggtatgccataattatttttcactccctatggtttaaaaagtgcatgggaggtccctgtgatatgcaataattatgtTTTACTCCCTAggtcgatttttcgtccaccattttgacggaatctgttagccctacatgtcagcgccacatgtcaccatcttattagcgacacgtgtccatcttcataaaaaatataaatttattaataaataaatttatttaaaaaaaaaaaaaaaaaactggcaagcaaggggtggctgggccacccccagaggccgcctaGGGTGGCATgcggccaccccagtggccggggctggccatcgggccacccctatatctactaggggtggccgcgcgccacccccggtgGCCTCTgagggtggcgcgcagccacccccttgccaccttttttctttttttttttttgttttttttttttttttgaattttaattttttcaaaaaaaaaaaaaaaaattatttattttttaataaatttatattattttattaagatgaacaTGTTAGCaccacgtgttgccaataagatgcGACACgaggcgctgacgtggcatttgacggaatctgttaaaaattttaatggaatttaactgtagggatcgatttgtaattattggatatcacagggacctctcatgcattttttaaaccataaggagtgaaaaataattatgacataccacaaaaaccaacggtacaattattcttataattaataattgcaTTCGTCTTAGCATTTTAAGTCAAACGTGGTCCCAAAGCCATAATGTTTTTCTCAATTTGAGAATATTATGTTTGTGGACGAGAAAAAACAGCGGTAGAACACTATCAGACTTGTGGTTGTGCGGAGAAAGACAGAGACAAATCAGGCTTGATTGGCTTCTTTTTAGGCTTTTAGCGTCGGGCATGAGTCATGAGAGATTGACAGTTTATAGTTTATTAGTTTTACACTTTTATGGGACTCTTTGGGTTAAGTATCCCCTTTCTGAagacgtcttttgagagtgagtaagacctatagacttttacatggtatcagagcaggttccttTGACAATGATGGGTCTTTTCCTCCCGTTGTTAAACACGTATTTGACCAAAGATGCCACACTTGAGGAGgcatgttaaagtgtcccacattgctcaGAGATCattgtcttgtagactttataagccatggataCCCCttctctctcaaggcgtcttagAGAGAGGATTGGGCCTTCCCTCCCGCTGCCACTCTGATGCAATACACGTGATTAGACAAGAGtgtcacacgtgagggggcgtgttaaataTCCCCTTTCCTAagacgtcttttgagagtgagtaaggcctaAGAATTTTTAGGCTTTGTACGTCATTCATCACGCCAAACGCCTATGAGATTTTCATGTTCATGTCACTCTTTCTTGTCTTCGGCTCGGatatcattaataaataataactaaaagAAGATGCTCCGAGAAGCTTCTTTCAATCATGTGTTTGGCAGGACAAATGGGCAGTGATCTCATCCTCTTATTCGGTACgcacaattttcttcaaatataatatataaagttTGAATTACTATTATTGTGAAAAGAAATGTGTTTGTATGTAAAGGTAAGtgtatttgtgtatatataagcccataatatatatatatatataaacttgaaattaaattatttaaaatttaagttaatttatttaattaacttacatgataaaatcttaataataattaatatatatttatgaaaaaataacATTTGTGATACTTACTTTATATAACCAACTTGTGAAACTCATGTTCTAGATAGGATATGAATGTTGGGGCTGTTTGGTAACAACCACcccatttttttcatttattttcacttttataaaaaataatcaactttaaaacattttaactttgtttacttttaatattacatcaataatttttaataattactcaaaaaaaaaattactcaacaATCTTTACTAAACACATCCATTTTGACAACTGACAATTCAAAGCTATACAAGAGATAATTATGAACCCGAGTAATTATTGTGTTCAAACAAATGTGCCTCCAGCcatggaataggatcctctccggttcaagtgaactggagaggagccaGTTAGTTGAATTGAGAGgacaaaattgttttttcatatttttttgaacaattatACTATCTTAATTCAATTGACAGGTTCCTCTCCGGTTCAAGTGAATTAGAAGATCCAACCAATAACTCTTAATTGCTCAACTTATCTTTTGCATTAATAATTATAGTACGAATCAGTTCAAAATTTTACTTTATTGCATTTAATGTATATATGATGTTAGTGATTTTGGGCTAATTGAATGTGGACAATCTAATCAAATAAACCATCTCTACTGATTAAAGTGAAAACATTTCCATTGGGATTCTTCCAACCCCATGATCAAATTTCACACTTTTTcaaataactaataataatgaaaacagagaaaaaaataattaacaagcATATACCATATTATTATTCTGACTTTCGActcaaaacagagaaaaaaataaagaataaacatACCATTTGAAGTTAACCAGCAAGTCAAAATGATTTACAACAATAATTCAACCAACCTTGGTGGCATATATACCACGAACTCATACGACTAAGATgcaaaaattctaacaaatcaagaacaaaaaaatcccATTTCAGATATCAAAGATAATTATATCATACATGTACCTCATAACAGTAGTACCTTAACTTTGATGCTACTCAAGCTCGAGTTCACATGTGATATGAATATGAAGACAAAGTTCTTAAGCGAGATTTTAAAAATCTCAACTTGCAActtcacaaaaaaatttaagataatCGCAACCTTCGAGACTCAAATAAATGAGTTTATCAAGAATCCAACAGAAGAATGAACCTCAACTAAACATGCATGTACAACCATCAAGAACCCATATCTCTAAATTTGGAATCCTTGAAGCATTAGGAATTTTTCCTAGGAATAATTTACAATCGTTGAAATTCATGTTTTGGAAATTCtatcaagaaaaagaggaaataaaTTAGTTTGAAGGAAGTTTACAATGGAATTTAAACCAAGAAATATTAAAACCTTAATTTCAAGTCCAGCGAATGCTTCTCAAACACATATTGTTGATGAATCTACGTTGTAAAACAACGGTAGAGCATTTGAGAAGTGCAAGTGAAATTCTCtggtacatatacatatataccgTTTCAATCAAAGGGTCAACAATTTTACCGTTGTTCCACTACGTAGATCCATTTTTTATATCACCaagttcatcatttttttttttttttttgtgtgtaggTAAATTGAAACTAAACAGACCTGCAGATAAAAGCATTTTTTGTCTTTGTAGTTTGAGTTTTGACAAATAATTCtctgaatttttaaaaagtgattaatcactCTTGCAATAAGCAAAAAATGACAAATTAGTCAATGCcgttaaaaaaattgacaaaatccGTTAAAGGAGGAACAATTTGAATACAGATGCTGTAacattatttcaaaagcttgagTATTACAATGTGTAGTGTcgcctatatatatacatgcttgCTAGAGATACAAAAGGAAATAGTTTAACAATtacaagaaacaaaaggaaatgattGATTGGGTGTCTATGCTAGGCAATATCTTCATTAGTGTGATGGAGGGTTGCCTTGTGTGGAAAGCTGCATAGGCTGCACTTTCCTTAGAGTGTCGAGTGCATTGTCGAGTGCCGAGTGAAGCAGGTTCTTCTTTTGCTGGAAACTGATTTTTATCAAAGATGACATGGCGAGAAGTGTAGACCCGGTTGGTTTGAAGGTCAAGGCACTGGTAACCTTTCTGAGTACTGTTGTAGCCAAGGAAGACACATTTAGTACTTCTAAAGGACAATTTGTGAGGAATGTAAGGCCGGAAGAAAGGGTAGCATGCACAATCAAAGGTCTTCATAAAAGAGTAATCTGGTTGCTTTTGGAGGAGCTTAAAGTAAGGAGATTGATGTTGCAACACATGGATAGGAAGGCAGTTGATGAGATAGACTGTTGTGAGGAATGCATCTACCCAATAGTGAGTAGCCAAGTGGGCAAGAAGGGACAGGGCAGTTTTAGTGATGCGTTTGTGTTTGCGTTCGGAAATGCCATTCTGTTCTGAAGTATATGGACATGTAAATCGATGCAGGATGCCATGAGTATCAGCGAAATGTTTGAAGGCCATGGAAGTATATTCACCTCCATTATCAGTTTGGAGTTGTTTGATGGAACAGGAAAAGAGATTTTCAaccaagtttttaaatttagtaaagCATGAAAGAACCTCACTTTTAAGCTTAAGAGGATGTAGTGATCCTTGGAGCTTTGGAAAAGATCTCCTCCCAAACAAGTATCTGATGGATCTTTTCCATCTATAAAGGCAGATGGAATTAACGGCCCAATCCCAATCAAATTGAACTTTTCGATCACTCTTAAGGCCTTGGGCTCCAGCACATCAAAGGTATTCACCAATGTTCTCGGCTTGCTTTCTTTTTCAAGAGCTTCAAGTTGCTCTTGAAATGTTGGGATCATGACAGTACACGTACTTGAAGCAAGCAAAAAGGAGGGCTGGTCATGGCTAGCGAACAATGGCAGTCCCGATAATTAAACTGAACATGAGGGGtcattcactacaaaaatacatacttttcgccacgtgtacggtcactgtacacgtggcgaactgttggccacgtgcaagtggccacgtgcGCATGTGTGGCTGATGTGAGTGTCACTAAATACACATTTAGCCACATGTATTTTAATACAAGTGGCTAACATTGGCCatgtgtatttaaatacacgtggctaaatgtatatatatatatatatatatttttaataaaaaaaatgaaaaattatatatttttcttgatacgTGTTAAGAATACACGTTgccaaaatcaaaaatattgctttaaaaaaaagaagaagaaaagaacagctgttcttttcttcttctttttttttttttttttccttcctaatacGTATACGATATACCTATATATACGAAACACATGCAGAACCAACTCGTCGTCCACTTAGAACTGGCCGGCCGGAgtttggagagatagagagagatacagagacagagagagatacagagacaAAGAGAAatacacacagagagagagagagagagagagtgagcaagagacgtcgggaaggccggAGGGAAGGCTGACCACGCGGTGGTCAGGAAGCTGGCCAGTGGTCCAGtattgacggagagagagagagagagagagagagagagagcgagagacaaagagagcgagagagagagagagagcaagagacgtcaggaaggccgaccacgcggtggtcgggaagctggccggtggtccagtattgacggggagagagagagagtgagagagagagagagagagagcgagagacagagagacagagagagagcgagcaagAGACGTCAGGAAGGCCGACCATGCGgtggtcgggaagctggccggtggtccagtattgacggagagagagagagagagagagagagagagagagagagagagagcgagcaagagacgtcgggaaggccgaccacgcggtggtcgggaagctggccggtggtccagtattgacggagagagagagtgagagagagagagagagagagcgagcaagagacgtcgggaaggccgaccacgcggtggtcgggaagctggctggtggtccagtattgacggagagagagagtgagagagagagagagagagagagagagagagagagagagcgagatgCAGTGCTGACAGAGAGAGCTGGCCGGCGATGCAGTactgacagagagagagagagagcgatatagagagagtgagagagagcgatacacagagagagagagagagagagagcgatacagtgagagagagagagagagagagagagagagagaaagaacagTGAGagcgcgcagagagagagagagagcgagggaTAAAAGAGTAtataacgattttttttttctttttgaaacttaaattaAGAATTGTAATCAGGTGGGCGCGGGACAACTCCCGCACACCTACCTACACCAATTCTGGCCACGTGGCCtaaagccacgtggccaattctctggtacatatacatatatatttttttttattaatatatatttgatatttgcaattggccacgtgtattaattacacgtggctaattggacacgtgtaattaatactcgtggctaattggccacgtgtaattaatacacgtggctaattgcaaatataaatataaaaaaaaattataaaaatataaatattttagccacgtgtattaattacacgtggctaattgcaaatataaatataaaaaaattataaaaaaatataaatattttagccacgcgtattaattacacgtggctaattggacacgtgtaattaatactcgtggctaattggccacgtgtaattaatacacgtggctaattgcaaatataaataaaaaaaaattataaaaaatgtaagtattttagccacgcgtattaatacacgtggctacttgGCCACgcgtaataaatacacgtggctaactgtcatCTAGctacgtgtatttattacacttggctaattagccacgtggctacagtagccGTTActatagccacgtggctaattgtatgtttttttgtagtgattgttgCTGTTCCTGATGACATCTCCATAACCATTGAAGTAGTAGTAATAGTATATGTCCAAAACCGTGGCAGGTTGAATCCAAAGAAGCGCTAACGGGAGGTGAAGTCCACTCACTGAGTCCGCAGCCCAAGGGAGGAGGATCGTGTGGACTAGGCCCGTAAATGGGCGACCCTCGTTTGCGCTGGACGTGACAAGTTCAGTGAGAGCTTGGGAGCCACGGCGCTTGAGCTCAGACATGTAGTGGCCGAAATCGTCACCGGGTTTAAACCCGTCGTCGTAGCCGTCGAAGAAGGTGGCGAAGGACAAGCCGTCGGGAGCAGGAATTTTGGTCATGCGACGGCCGGCAGGCGGAAACGCTTGTGACGAAGGTAATATGTGCCCTCAAGCGAATGAGGCGCTTGGCGAATTGCAGGCTAGGATTGATATGGCCTTGGGCAGGATATGTTATGACGAGAAAGCTAAGTGGGGGCGGGCCATGATGGTGTGGCTGACTGGCTGTGACTGCTCTGTGAAAATGGGCCTGGTTTGCTCAAATTACAAGACATGCAAGCTAAGGAGTGAGGACGCAGAAGGGTCGTATATAAAGGATGAAGGGATAGGGTTTATGACGTTTGCGGTGACGATTTGGAGAACGGCCTGAGATTTGGAAATTATCTTCTTTCCGACCAAAAAACAAGCTTTTaacattaacaaaattaaatatgcGCTCGTGTCCTACACGCGCCGTTACTCCGGTGAAGCTGTCTCCCTATTCCATTGCCGGTGActttttagggttttctgcTTTAGTGTTGTGTATTCTCCTTGTTACTATGTACAGTTTGTTTATGTGtggctcaaattttattgaaatttttattgtaGGGAGCTTAAATGTAATTCTAGTGTAATTTGGAATTCTgcttaggcagctgtttttaagtcagatcttTCTGACTTAGAGTGTGAGGGGCCTGTCCCTCATTTCTCATCTTGTATGCCTTCGGGCTTTTTAGTATCAATGGTTAGCACAtgctattccattaaaaaaaaaaaaaaaaaaattaaatatgtgCTCGTGACCAACTTTGTTACGCATTCTGGGCTTTTATCTTCTTTGGTGCCAGCAAGATCAATTTTATGACAGTCGTAATTAACGTCTACTCTGCTGCAATATAATTCACTTTATTTAATTAGGCCCCGgcaaaaacaacaataaaaaaaagaacagaaaagataTCTACTTCCCAAGTTGTCTGGACAAATAAATGAATGATGCCCTTCCTTTTACATATGTTAGTCTTCTAATTCACAAATTATCTATATTTGAGACAATTCGAATAGATAATtatgaggaatttttttttataaaatttatttaactaaataaaaattggtgtTCAACTACTTATTCTGTCAAACAAGTATCATAAATAGTCTCTCACAAATTCACAATCACCTGTCTGAATTGTCTCAAATTGAagcaaataattttaaaataatctaaTCCTGGTTCAAGTCCTTTTTGAGTATATATAAGATGGGCAGCCAATTATTACACGACACTCCATTTTCTTGGCTTGAAGATGTAATACATGCAATTAGTGCGCCTTTTGTTTCTCAAGATCATGTCGCCAGATTTTTATACACATGACAATATGACATGCATGTTTGTTTGAATTAAAGTTATTTTGCTTTCTGCCTACTCAAACAACAGCCTCATGTTGGGTCAATTCCCTTTGCCTTTATCTTAAAAGGGGATGCTTGAGCACATAATTTACCTAACTGAGATCGATGCTGAAAACCATCCAGacctatatatgtatattttgcaCAAGAAATGTAGTGAAAGCAAACAACTTCTTACTTTTTAAGTTAAAATTAGCTTCAAAATACAATACAACTAAGGCAACTATGGGGTTTCCCATGCTTCGTTTgcttcaaaatattttctgagTATTCAGTACTTGTCAAAAACAAAGCGTTTTAAGGTAAAGTCATTTGGTTGTTTATTTGATGATGACGGTTAAAGTTGTTAGGAGAGGTTgtttaaaactcataaaaaattaatatttagttaaaaaaaaaaaatttaaagaatttggcataaaaagtttattaaaagtagtagttaataaaatagcaaaagtatattttttagctaaaatttgattaaattaAAGTTTGGAGAGCTCGTTGAAAAGCTCTAATTAAGGAGTGGGTTAGTGTATAGTTTTTCAAACGAATAAAATTGCCGTGGAAGGTGTCAACTAAGCTGATCATACGAAGCAATAATGTTGAAGAAAATCGTTATAATATTTTTGATTACTCAGAGACTCAGAGATCAATGGCTTCAAAATCACAAGGTACCTACGTAAATTCCAACGAGCCACAAGCATTCtaattcattaacaaaatataaccCAACGAATTCATCCCTAACAACAACAAGCAGCCTAATTAAGTCAAATGTTTTCATCAGCAAACTTACGCGACACTTCTAACAACATCCTTCTTTAATCTCATCCACAAAGGATTTAAGATTCTCATACGAAGAGCCACCTTCCTTGGTGGCCTCCCTAGCCAAATCCCTCCATTTCTTAGCATTCCTTCTCATTTCTCCCCCTTCCTCTCCACCTCCAATAACCAATTCCAAGCACCTCTTGATCTCATCACTTTCAACAATCCCAACCTCATTTGCAGTCACTCGCACTCCTGTCTTCCACACATCCTGGATTAGCTTTGCGTTTGTCCCTTGATCCGACCAATGGGGATACGCTACCACGGGAACCCCAGAAACCAAACTCTCCAAAGTTGAATTCCATCCACAATGTGTCACAAAGCATCCCAATGAGGGGTGTGACAAAACCTCCACCTGGGAGCACCATGTCACTATCATTCCCCTTTCTTCCAATTCCTCTCTacaactcagtttctcttcttccttctcttcttctttgttttccttGGCTCTTATGACCCACAAGAAGGGGCTGCCACAATCCAACAATCCGCGTGCAATTTCCTCCATTTGTTGCTTGGCTAACACCAATAAGCTCCCAAACGACACGTAAATAACAGATGATTTGGGCTTAGAGTTGAGCCATTTGATGTAGTGATCCTTGGAGCTTTGGAAAAGATCTCCTCCGAAAGAAGTATCGGATGGATCTTTTCCATCCAAAAAAGCAGATGGAATTAGCGGCCCAATTCCAATCAAATTAAACTTTTCGATCGCCCTTAAGGCATCGGGCTCTAGTGCATCAAAGGTATTCACTAGAATTCTCGGGTTGCTTTCTTTTTCAAGTGCTTCAAGTTGCTCTTGAAATGATGGAAGTGCAGAAGTATACGAATTTGAAGCAAGCAAAAAGGAGGGCATGTCACGGCCAGCGAGCAATGGTAGTCCTGGTAGTTTTACTGAACACGAAGGGTCATTGCTGCTGTTCCAGATGACATCAGCATAACTATTGAAGTAGTAGTAGTATATGTCCAAAACTGTGGCAGGTTGAATCCAAAGAAATGCTGATGGGAGGTGAAGTCCACTCGCAACTTCGGCCGCCCAAGGGAGGAGCATCGCGTAGATTAAGGCCGTAAATGGGTCACCCTCGTTTGCACCAGACACGATAAGATCAGTGAGAACTTGGGAGCCACAGCGCCTGATCTCGGACCTCTGGTGGTTGACATCGTCACCAGGTTTAAACCCGTCATCGTAGCCGTCAGAGAAGGTGGAGAAGGACAAGCCATCAAGAGCATTGCTTTCGGTCATGCGACGACGAGCGGCAATGCTGGTGACAAAGGTGACACAACCCCCCAAGCGAATGAGGAGCTTGGCGAATTGCAGGCCAGGATTGATATGGCCTTGAACAGGATGTGTTATGAGGAGGAAGTGGGGGCGGACCATAATGATTTGGCCAAATGGGACTGCTTTACTCAAATTATGGCCATGCAAGCTGATTCGTATATAAAGGATGGGGACAGGGGTTATCATGACGTTTGCGGTGACGATCTGGAGAAGCGCCAAATTATCTACTGTCCCACGAAAGGACAAACATTACTCTAGTATTCGACCTGCCACCATTATACAACGGGCtatagatttttaaaattattttttaaaggaaaatgacaaaaagaaatGGGATGGCGGTCGGTTGGaagtaattttttaagttttatatatttttattatttttattcagaGTGGTACGTATCACTATTTTACTGATATGGACGTGATGCCTAATTGAATCTatgaaaaaatttaacaaaatttgatttgagtgagtgatttgtaaattaagcctaTCAAATAAATccatgaattaattttgatattatatAAAACCATTTGTTATTAATTTAGGCCAACAACAAATATCAATGGTGTAATTTTAACCCGTTGTATTTCTCAACGCACATCATTCGTTATTATTTTCCAACTCGGCACCGTTTGGTAAATGGTGGAgttgtaaaatttttgtttgagcAATTGATattatataaagtataaaaagtttagtattgttttatagaaaagtaaaaaaagattgttttgtagtatgtttttttgtttgaatagtagtaataaaaaattatttatataatataaaaagtgaaaaaaaagaaaagaatattttagaataaaacaaaaaaacaaaaaagctagGGGAAAGAAAATGATTGCCAAACACACTCCGAAGTCCGATCTCTGGGTTTCTCTACATTCATTCTTGTCGAAGCTGCATACTTTTATAAGTTGAAAAGTCAGTCAGGCAACAGACTCCAACATCGATTTATATTATTAGAGAAGGAAATCGAAGAAGAGTCAAAATTCCACgaaaaaccaaaccaaaatgTACTTGGCCCCGGCCACGCGATAAGACTTTGtcaattctcttttctttttttttaattggataAGGAGAGTATTACGGGAGGATTCTTCCCTGCTTGGAAAAGGAGTACGTAGGTGATGTTAAACGCGAAAATGGAGTGGATTTTTCAATAATAGGCTTAATACAAATTAAAGCGGTAcgaaaataattacaataacTAAAAAATAGAATCATAAATTATTCATATGAAAAGTACTATAGATTCCTATCGTTACTAAAATTTAATCCTTACTATTAAATGACTTATTTTCAgttcatttaaaataattaaaaaatgactttatttcaaaaaataaagaggGAGAAAAATCCAGCGAATTTCCAAGATTAATTAATTTGCAATGCTTAAATCATAAGCTATAgttgattaaatatatataaatatgaaatgCTCCATTATTTTGAACAGATCGAATGTGGTATAGCTAttagaatattattaaataattaaatcaacaatttttattggtttaaaattttaaaataaatagtaatttaataagcgtaaatctcataaattcaaattttgtcttcgtttattaaaagaaaacttgaaaACACGCATAAAAGAAGAGcaattgaatattaattaaacggATTTGGCTTAattgctgtaaaaaaaaaaaactatcgcATAAGCAATATTAATTGCTGCActtatattgtagttttttttttctgcaccTAAACCTAATCcaaataattttcataaaataattcaaacctTATCAATTGGTTATTGGAGTCGTTGGTAATGTCTCAAATTCATTGCATAGGTTAAGAGAATTGTCAGAAGAAGTAAATGAAGTAGACTGTATTCAACCTGTCACCACTATAACCCAAGTTGTAAACTATCTTCTTTAGTGCCAGCCAGATTTTATACCACGTGTGTTAAAAATGTAGTGAATTAGTGCGACTTTTGTTTCTCATGTCGCCAGATTTTTTTATACACATGACATGCATATGCTTGTTTGAATTAAAGTTATTTTGCTTGCTGCCTACTCAAACAACAGCCTCATGTTAATTGGGTCAATTCCCTTTGCCTTTATCTTAAAAGGGGATGCTTGAGCACATAATTTACCTAACTGAGATCGATGCTGAAAAGACCATCCTGAcctttttaacattttcccCATGTcgaattgaaatatatatatatattttgcacaAGAAATGTAGTGAAAGTAAACAACTTCTTACTTTTTAAGTTAAAATTAGCTTCAAAATATATTGAATTCGTATCATATATACTTCTCTACATGCTACTAATATTACAAAGCTACTCAAAATGATGCTATGAGTTattgagttttgtttttggaaTCAAAATTCGAACTAATTTAATTTGATAtagttaaaaacaaaacattaacagtgaattctaactttttttttaagggaaacgTGAATTCTAACTTGGAGAACAATTTTCAATCCAATTCGTTTCGTGTCAACCCCCTTCACCGCTTTTAAGAGTAG contains the following coding sequences:
- the LOC133871576 gene encoding phloretin 4'-O-glucosyltransferase-like; amino-acid sequence: MVRPHFLLITHPVQGHINPGLQFAKLLIRLGGCVTFVTSIAARRRMTESNALDGLSFSTFSDGYDDGFKPGDDVNHQRSEIRRCGSQVLTDLIVSGANEGDPFTALIYAMLLPWAAEVASGLHLPSAFLWIQPATVLDIYYYYFNSYADVIWNSSNDPSCSVKLPGLPLLAGRDMPSFLLASNSYTSALPSFQEQLEALEKESNPRILVNTFDALEPDALRAIEKFNLIGIGPLIPSAFLDGKDPSDTSFGGDLFQSSKDHYIKWLNSKPKSSVIYVSFGSLLVLAKQQMEEIARGLLDCGSPFLWVIRAKENKEEEKEEEKLSCREELEERGMIVTWCSQVEVLSHPSLGCFVTHCGWNSTLESLVSGVPVVAYPHWSDQGTNAKLIQDVWKTGVRVTANEVGIVESDEIKRCLELVIGGGEEGGEMRRNAKKWRDLAREATKEGGSSYENLKSFVDEIKEGCC